The DNA window TCATActtcatcccatcccatcccatcccatcccatcccatcccatcccatcccatcccatcccatccctgtccccagtctCATTCCCACCCCTAACCCTGTCCTCATCTCATCCCCTGCTTCTCACCCCTCATCTCCTGCTAATCCCACTCCCTCTCAGGCCCTGCTGTTCCCGGGCCAGCCCCCAGTCCCTTCTGGCCGTGTCTGGGTGAGCCCCAGTGGTGCTTTGACCATCATCAGTGTCCAGCCCAGCGATGCCGGCCACTACCTGTGCCAGGCCATCAGCGTGGCTGGCAgtgtcctggccagggcaggcCTGGAGGTGACAGGGGGTAAGTCCAGTGCCAGTGCAGAGCTGGCACATCCAGCGTATGAGTGACACCCACCCCACCACTCAGCaattcccaattttctccctgcagcacccactGAACTCCACCCACCGGTGCTCAGCCTGCATCCCACTAACCGGACAGTGCTGCCTGTGGGGGCCACAGTGCGGCTGCCTTGTGGGGCGGGGGCCCATGACcctgcaggcagcgtggggTGGCTGAAGGATGGCAGTGCCCTGGTAGGTGTCCAGCCCCGTGCCAGCCTGCTGGAGAACGGCACCCTGCAGATCAGCGGCCTCCGGGTGAGCCGGCCCCGGCAGGGGCACCCGAGGGGGTACTGCAGAGAGGGAGGgggcagtgcctgccaggggtGGAGCACAGGGACATGGATGATCACCATGGTGGGTGCAAACAGTGCTGAGGCTCAGGCTGATGGGTGCTCAGGGTGATGGGTACAAAGCGTGGTGGGTACAAAGTGTGGTGGGTGCTCAGGGTGATGGGTACAAAGCGTGGTGGGTGCTCAAGGTGGTGGGTGCCGAGGTGATGGGTGCTCAGGGTGATGGGGCAGGAGCTCTTCCCCCTGCAGGTGAGAGACTCCGGGCTCTACAAGTGCGTGACCACCAGCCCAGCGGGTGAGACAAGCTGGGGCATCTCCTTGGAGGTACAAGGTGGGTCATGGAGATCTCACCGCAGCGGGGACACCGTGGCACTGGGAACAAAGCCACCCAGACCTCCATGCATCTCCCTGCAGGTGATGAATCCAACCTctccctgccttcccctgcACCCGATCTCCTCCCTGGGCCACCCTCCACCCCTGTGGTCACCAACGTTACCAAGAGCAGTGTCACCCTGAGCTGGAAAGGGAACAAGGACAGTGGTGCCACCGATGTCACCTCTTATGTAGTGGAGGCTTTCAGGTATCACACAAGCCTCTTGTCTGGCTGCAGGGGTGATGCGGTGGCCTGATACCACCCTGTCACGAGTCAcccctgtcccctggcagccaggcagTGGGTGGCCCGTGGCAGACAGTGGCAGCTGATGTGGAGAGTGAGACCCACACAGTGACCGGCCTTGTCCCTGACACTGTCTACCTGTTCTTGGTGCGGGCGGCCAACGCCTACGGGCTCAGTGACCCCAGTGGCATCTCGGAGCCTGTGCGCACCCAAGGTGAGACCCAGCAGTGACATCAGTGGAAGTGTCCACAAACCCCCCACCCTTGGGTCCATCTCCACTTGGTGACACCAATGGAGGTGCCCGTGCACCCAAAATCTTTGGGTCCATCCTTGCCCAGTGATGCCAATGGAGTTTCCCATGGGTATGTGCTGTCACCATGGCTCCttcccttggtgacaccagtgGGGATATGCATGGACCCTCCACCCTCTCATGTTTCCAGCAGACACCAACCCCATGCAGCAAGGGCTGGATCCTGAGcaggtgcagcaggagctggcacaagTGGCTGTGCACCTGAAGGAACCTGTGGTGTTGCCATTGGGCACCGTCCACCTCTCCTGGACCGTGAGTGCTGAGCCTCCCTACCAGAACAGAGCTCCCAGTGTCGATCATGCCCCCATCCCACCCTTCCCTCGGGTCCTCAGGTGGAGCACCAGGCACCCTTCCTTCAGGGCTACCGGGTGCTGTACCGGCAGCGTGGCGGGCGCTGGGAGGAGGCACGGACGGCGTGGGCCCCAGGGGAGCGGGGGGCCCTCCTCACCGAGCTGCGCCGGGGCCAGGACTACGAGGTCAAGGTGCGACCCTACTACCATCACCTCCATGGTCCCGACAGTGCTGTGCGGGCTCTGCGCACCCCTGAAGCGGGTGAGTGCGGGCACGGAGGGGATGGTGTGGGTCCCTGGGGACAACCTGGAGGTGATACCCCATGTGTCCTCCACCGGCAGCCCCCAGTGCCCCACCACGAGCTGTCAGCGTGGCTGGGAATGGTACCAGTGTCCGCATCTCATGGCAGCCACCACCCCTGGCAGAGCAGAATGGGGTCATCCGCGATTACCGGGTAGGCGTGGACAGCAGCAGGGGTGTGACTGCTCCACTCCGTCCTCTCATGACACCGTGAGCTCCACTCAGTCCTCTCATGACACCATGTCATGCTGTCCTTATGGGTGTTCCCCGTGTTTTCCTCCTGGTCCCCACCAGATTTGGTGTTTGGGCAATGAGAGCCGTTTCCACATCAACCAGAGCGTGGAGGGGACTGTGCTGGCGACAGTGTTGCAGGGACTTGTCCCTGGGGTCCCTTACCGTGCTGAGGTTGCTGCTGCCACCAGTGCTGGTGTGGGTGCCCGCagtgcccctgtccccatccaCATCGGTGAGTCCCTCATTGTCACAACTGTCCCCCATGGGTGGGGCATGATGGGGTCACCCACTGGGGTGCTGGGGATGGCTCCTTGGCACCCTGCCGGTGTGTCCCTCTTTCCCGTGTCACTTGCAGCCCCCCTGGTGGAGCGAgatgcagggccagcagctgggagcagcttgACTGAGCATTTGGCAGAGGTAGTCAGGCAGCCAGCCTTCATTGCTGGCGTTGGTGGCGCTTGCTGGGTCGTCCTCGCCGCCTTTGCTGCTTGGCTCTACAGCCGCCGCCGGAGGAAGAAGGAGCTCAGCCACTTCACTGGTACAGGGGGTGCTACCCCTGGGACCCCTCACCCTTCACCCCTCACCCATCAGCCACCCACTGTCCCTCTCTTTACAGCATCCTTTGCCTACACACCCACCGGTAAGCCCATGAGTGCTGCGGGGTCCCAGTACGGCCTCTCgctgccctcagccccatcTCTTTCCACAGTCgccttcccagctccagtgcACAGCAACCCCAGGTAATCCCCCAgccccccctgccctccccaggagccccagggctgacCACCAGCATTCCTTCACCCCATccccctgcagggcagctgctggcagtggtTACCCGTGGCTGGTGGATGCGTGGCGtggaggcagcacagccagTTCTGCCGGGTGTTTGGGGTCCACTGAGAGATACTACAATGGTGAGGGGTCAACATGGGGCTGGGTGGCTCTTGAGTGGGTCATGATCAGCCCTGATGATGCTGGTCACCCTCTGCAGATGCTGGCATCACCCGTTACATCGCCCAGACGGAGCAGTttggagcaggggctgccgaGGGGCCAGTTTACAGCACCATCGAGGTTGACAGTGAGGAGCTCTGCACATTCCCCCGTCCCTTCTCACAGTATGGGACCTCCTACCCTGGGGGGGGTTCCCAGCCAATGGATGCTGCAGCCTCCCAGGTGCCCCGTGGCCGGGCTGAGCACGGTAGGGTGGTCGGATGGGTGGGGGCACACGGGGGTGCTCGTGGTGCGAtgccctccccacagcccccccagcATCCCTCCTTGGCACAGGGACCAGAGCAAAGCTGGGGCAAGCAGTGAAAGCGCCGGCAGTGAGctggacagagctgctgcccccGCCACCCTCAGCCAGTGAGCTCAGCCAGTGTGcccaggaggagaaggaggaggaagaggaggatgaagaggaagaggCAGCCCGAGGGTGAGTgtgggggctcaggggctgggCATGGTGCCCCCAGTAGCTACCCTGTGATCTCCACCCTGCAGGTTGGGGATGGAGGTGTGGTACCCTGGTGAGGACAtcccctgtgccactgctgcatCCTCACCCACCACCTCCTCCGGCTGCCGCTCCACCGCCACGCTGACACCCTCACCTCGCACCACGGAGGACATCCCCCGCCTCCGCGACTTTGAtagctccctcctgccccggTAGGAGATGGGCCTCGCTTGGTGTGGCCATGCCATTGGGGTCTGGGTGTCCCACTGGGATCCCGATGTCCCTTTGAGGTCCAGATGTCCCACCATGGCCTGGGTGTTCCATCGCGATCCAGCCATGTTGTCActacccagccctgccatgccatcatggtccagctgtgtcattAGGGTACAGGTGTTTCATTGAGGTCCAGATGTTCTGTTGGGGTCAGGATGCCTCACCATGATCCAGATGTTCCATCACAACCCAGCCATTTTGTCACTGGTTCTGCCATGCTGCCATAGTCCAGCCATGCTACTGAGGTCCACATTTGTCATCTGTGGTCCAGGTGTTCCACTGAGCTCTGGATGTTGTGCCCAGTCATGTTTACATGATCCAGTTCCACTGTTCCACCACAGTCTGGCCTTGCCACTGGACTCTGGATCAGGCTCTGGATGTCCCACCATGGCCTGGGTGTCCCATCACAATCCAGCCACTCTATCATGATTtggtcctgctgtgccaccatGGTCTGGCCATGCCATTGGGGTTTGGATGCCCCAATGGAGTCTGGATGTCCTACCATGGTCCAGGTGTCTCTTTGTGATCCATCCGTGGTGCCTCCatccagcccctgctctccagctgtgctATGGCCATGTTGTCATCACACATCCATGGTGTTGTGGGTGACTGGGGCATTGCAATACAGCTGCACCATCACGAGACAGGTGGGCCATCAtcacccagctgtgctgctgtgacccagctctgccatggtCCATCTGTGCCACCACAATGCTGGCATGGCACTGTActccagctgtgcagctgcagtcaGGCTCCAGGTTGCAATCCAGCTGTGGTATAACCCAGCTGGGCAGCTGCAACCAAGCTGCATGGTTGCAATTCAGTTGTGCTATGATCTAGGTGTGTCATGATGTAGCTGTGCAGCTGCAATCTGCCAGTGTGCTTGCAATCCAGATGTGTGGTGATCCAGCTGTGTGGCTGTAAtccagctgtgctccagctgtgccactgcaggCCAGCCCTGCTATCACAGCCTTGCCAGGCTGTGGTCCTccaccccagctgtgccactgcaCTCATCCAGCTCCCCTTTGCCACCCCAGCTGTGATCCAGCTGTGGCAATTCTACCCAGCTGTGATGCTTCATCCACCTACACCACTGCCatccagctgtggcagtgccacACGGCTTCTTctggctctggcacagctgtAGAGGGCTTGTGCCAGCACTGTGGTGGCCACTGAGCCCCCATGCCACTCCCCCCGCGCTGGCTTCACTCCACCCCTCTTTGCCAGGAGACCCCCGCACGGTGTGGGCACCCCCCCACAGGCACGCAGCCCCTCGGTGACCCCGGATGCCAGCGAGGGCCGCCCACCCCGAACCCTGTGCCCTCCCGGCACAGGTGAGCCCCCAGGGGCCCTTTTGGGTGGGTGGGGGCCGCACTGACCGTGGAGAGGGCTGACGCTGCCATCCCCACCTCCCCAGGGAAAACCCGCGCGGTGATCTCCAAAAGTCGCCTGAAGCCCAAAAGCAGCTGCTACCGCCGGGAAAAGCAGACGGGAGGTGAGTGGGAGGGAAGAACGGGGAATTCAGGAGGCTCGGGGGAGCTGAGCCCTGTCCTCCCTCTCTGCCGCAgagctgccgccgccgccgctgccgccgcccggCGAGACCCCCGGGCCCTGTGCGGGGCCGGAGCCGAGCGGGGCTGAGCGCAGGGTCCCGCAGCGCCCGGCCCGCGGTAAGGCAGCGCCACCGACCGCGCCTGCAgagggctggggtggcactgccgAGCCCCAACGCCGTCCCTCCCCTGCAG is part of the Agelaius phoeniceus isolate bAgePho1 chromosome 23, bAgePho1.hap1, whole genome shotgun sequence genome and encodes:
- the ROBO3 gene encoding roundabout homolog 3, encoding MLRYLLKTLLQMNLFADSLGAEGSNSSSSLLLGINRSIAALHLPDLTPGNGSHAQLEDTAPRIVEHPTDVLVSKGDPATLSCKAEGRPAPEVEWYKDGERVETDREDPRSHRTLLPGGSLFFLRILHGRRGKPDEGVYVCVARNYLGEATSRNASLEVAVLRDDFRQPPGDVVVAAGEPAVLECVPPRGHPEPSVSWKKNGVRVSDKDERLTIRGGKLMVASTHKSDAGVYVCVATNVVGERDSEPAELVVFERPAFGKRPQNQVVLVEGTAEFACEVMGDPQPAARWRKEEGEMPLGRWEVLPDNTLRISRLQVEDEGTYTCVADNSVGRSEASGTLTVHVPPQLVTGPHDQAVTPGQSVTFQCQSKGNPPPAVFWQKEGSQALLFPGQPPVPSGRVWVSPSGALTIISVQPSDAGHYLCQAISVAGSVLARAGLEVTGAPTELHPPVLSLHPTNRTVLPVGATVRLPCGAGAHDPAGSVGWLKDGSALVGVQPRASLLENGTLQISGLRVRDSGLYKCVTTSPAGETSWGISLEVQGDESNLSLPSPAPDLLPGPPSTPVVTNVTKSSVTLSWKGNKDSGATDVTSYVVEAFSQAVGGPWQTVAADVESETHTVTGLVPDTVYLFLVRAANAYGLSDPSGISEPVRTQDTNPMQQGLDPEQVQQELAQVAVHLKEPVVLPLGTVHLSWTVEHQAPFLQGYRVLYRQRGGRWEEARTAWAPGERGALLTELRRGQDYEVKVRPYYHHLHGPDSAVRALRTPEAAPSAPPRAVSVAGNGTSVRISWQPPPLAEQNGVIRDYRIWCLGNESRFHINQSVEGTVLATVLQGLVPGVPYRAEVAAATSAGVGARSAPVPIHIAPLVERDAGPAAGSSLTEHLAEVVRQPAFIAGVGGACWVVLAAFAAWLYSRRRRKKELSHFTASFAYTPTGKPMSAAGSQYGLSLPSAPSLSTVAFPAPVHSNPRAAAGSGYPWLVDAWRGGSTASSAGCLGSTERYYNDAGITRYIAQTEQFGAGAAEGPVYSTIEVDSEELCTFPRPFSQYGTSYPGGGSQPMDAAASQVPRGRAEHGTRAKLGQAVKAPAVSWTELLPPPPSASELSQCAQEEKEEEEEDEEEEAARGLGMEVWYPGEDIPCATAASSPTTSSGCRSTATLTPSPRTTEDIPRLRDFDSSLLPRRPPHGVGTPPQARSPSVTPDASEGRPPRTLCPPGTGKTRAVISKSRLKPKSSCYRREKQTGELPPPPLPPPGETPGPCAGPEPSGAERRVPQRPARDEVTPYSKASCLPRGQVSGSCSTTGSVSSRGSGSSRGHGSGRSRTPGDRGDGTGHGRRPGAPFPPQEKR